A region of Salinibacter sp. 10B DNA encodes the following proteins:
- a CDS encoding basic secretory protein-like protein, translating into MRVFLGFLIALSLVLVLSPNASAQYFGRNKVQYDRFKFDILPTQHFDLYFYQETETAAQDAARMADRWYERHSTVFAHDLTARRPLIFYANSADFQQTNVISGSIGQGTGGVTEGLKQRVVMPFTGMYSETDHVLGHELVHSYQYDLALSTPSGIQLQRLPLWLIEGMAEYLSIGSHDPHTAMWVRDALVRDDLPTIDDLSTGRYFPYRFGHAYMAYIGGTYGDGAVPELYKLAGRVGLEEGIPLVTGMTPDSLSQDWIRTIREAYGPLVDNRTSLQDAGRHVLSAEKGTGDVNISPALSPDGRYVAFLSTKDLFSINLYVADARSGDIVQRLRSSTRDAHFDAIRFINSAGTWSPDGRRFAFIAFSKGDNELAIWNVETGKIERRVAVENVPSLAQPAWSPDGESIAFSGMDGGISDLYLIHLESGRVRQLTNDRYGDLQPAWSPDGTTLAFVSDRNPNGTDFSTLQFGHPRLALIDVETGAIEALRPFARGLQHNPQFAPDGRGLFFISDHDGFKDVHHLDLETKETTAITRLQTGASSFTPLSPAMTVAAQSGSMMFSVFSDNSYTVVALDASELSTRIQRLASPVPPDSILSERSALPAMPDPVETDSLAPDTTVQAEAGLLPPWTGGGLVDDALDRPTAGLPTEPYGDIQPYSPRLELDAVAPPSVGVAVGGGFGTQLGGSVGFYFSDMLGEHNLSLSVLANGSFQDIGGQVTYINRAQRLNYGLQLAHIPILSRGGFVSVLSNGALQVTEVEQRIFIDQFSVLGAYPLQSTRRFEVQTGLSRYGFSEDFRIFQESGFGGFVEVSEGSIPTRDPVYLSQSSAAYVVDFSNFGFTSPIQGGRYRLQVGSTLGSANYATVLGDVRRYFRSGLFTFAGRAVHIGNYGASDNDLFSEEYLGYSYSQAYVRGYSFNSFDPDECFLTSAQSTCPVLDRLIGTRVATASAEVRFPFLGTESYGLFSFPYLPTEIAVFADAGVAWTAEDAPALVWDRDTDRRVPVVSTGVSARMNLFGAFILEVFYATPFQRPEKGGFVGLNLLPGW; encoded by the coding sequence AAGAGACCGAGACGGCAGCGCAGGACGCGGCTCGAATGGCCGATCGCTGGTACGAGCGACACAGCACCGTCTTTGCCCATGACCTTACCGCCCGACGTCCGCTCATTTTCTACGCCAACTCCGCCGACTTCCAGCAAACCAACGTCATCAGTGGCTCGATTGGACAGGGCACGGGCGGTGTCACTGAGGGCCTGAAACAGCGGGTAGTGATGCCGTTCACGGGCATGTATAGTGAAACCGACCACGTCCTCGGGCACGAACTCGTGCATTCCTATCAGTACGACCTTGCCCTCTCAACGCCCAGCGGGATTCAGCTCCAGCGCCTTCCGCTGTGGCTCATCGAAGGCATGGCCGAATACCTATCGATCGGCTCCCACGACCCCCACACGGCCATGTGGGTGCGCGATGCGCTGGTGCGGGACGACCTGCCGACCATCGACGACTTGTCCACCGGACGCTACTTCCCGTACCGCTTTGGACACGCCTATATGGCGTACATTGGCGGCACCTACGGGGACGGCGCCGTGCCGGAGCTCTACAAGCTGGCGGGACGCGTGGGCCTGGAAGAAGGGATCCCTCTGGTCACCGGCATGACGCCCGACTCGCTCTCGCAGGACTGGATTCGCACCATCCGGGAGGCGTACGGCCCGCTCGTGGACAACCGCACGTCGCTACAGGACGCCGGGCGCCACGTTCTTTCAGCAGAGAAGGGCACCGGGGACGTCAACATTTCCCCGGCCCTGAGCCCCGACGGACGCTACGTGGCCTTCTTGTCTACGAAGGATCTCTTCTCGATCAACTTGTACGTGGCCGACGCCCGTTCCGGCGACATTGTACAGCGGCTTCGGTCCTCGACCCGAGATGCACACTTCGACGCCATTCGCTTCATCAACTCGGCGGGCACGTGGTCGCCCGACGGTCGCCGCTTTGCGTTCATCGCCTTCTCGAAAGGTGACAACGAACTTGCCATCTGGAACGTGGAAACGGGCAAAATTGAACGGCGGGTGGCCGTGGAAAACGTCCCTTCTCTCGCCCAGCCGGCCTGGTCGCCGGACGGGGAGTCGATCGCGTTCTCTGGCATGGACGGAGGCATCAGCGACCTGTACCTGATCCACCTCGAATCGGGACGTGTACGCCAGCTTACGAATGATCGCTACGGCGATCTCCAGCCGGCCTGGTCGCCAGACGGAACGACCCTCGCCTTCGTGTCGGATCGCAACCCAAACGGTACCGATTTTTCGACGCTTCAGTTTGGACATCCTCGGCTTGCCCTCATTGACGTGGAAACGGGGGCGATTGAGGCACTGCGGCCCTTCGCCCGCGGCCTCCAACACAACCCACAGTTCGCTCCCGATGGCCGCGGACTTTTCTTCATTAGCGACCACGATGGATTCAAAGACGTCCACCACCTCGACCTCGAGACGAAGGAAACAACGGCCATTACCCGCCTGCAAACCGGCGCCAGCAGCTTCACGCCTCTCTCCCCGGCGATGACAGTAGCCGCCCAAAGCGGCAGCATGATGTTCTCTGTGTTCTCAGACAATAGCTATACGGTCGTCGCCCTCGATGCGTCAGAGCTTTCGACTCGAATCCAGCGGCTCGCATCGCCGGTCCCGCCAGACTCGATCCTCTCCGAACGGTCTGCACTGCCGGCCATGCCGGACCCCGTTGAAACCGACTCTCTTGCCCCCGACACGACCGTCCAGGCGGAAGCGGGCCTCCTTCCTCCCTGGACCGGCGGCGGCCTTGTCGACGACGCCCTGGACCGTCCCACGGCAGGACTTCCCACAGAGCCGTACGGGGACATTCAACCGTACAGCCCTCGCCTTGAGCTAGACGCCGTTGCCCCTCCGTCGGTGGGCGTAGCAGTAGGAGGAGGATTCGGCACGCAATTGGGCGGAAGCGTCGGCTTCTACTTCAGCGACATGTTGGGCGAACATAACCTCTCCCTTTCCGTCCTCGCCAACGGTTCCTTCCAGGACATCGGCGGGCAAGTCACCTACATCAATCGAGCCCAACGTCTCAACTACGGCCTCCAGCTCGCCCACATCCCCATCCTCTCCCGAGGGGGATTCGTGTCTGTGCTCAGCAACGGAGCCCTTCAGGTGACTGAGGTCGAGCAACGCATTTTCATTGATCAGTTCAGTGTGTTGGGGGCCTATCCGCTCCAGAGCACCCGTCGCTTTGAGGTGCAAACCGGACTTTCGCGCTACGGCTTTTCGGAAGACTTCCGCATTTTCCAAGAGTCCGGGTTCGGCGGCTTCGTTGAAGTCAGCGAAGGCTCGATCCCGACCCGAGACCCGGTGTATCTCTCTCAGTCGTCGGCGGCGTACGTCGTCGATTTCTCAAACTTCGGCTTCACCTCTCCCATCCAGGGAGGACGGTACCGCCTGCAGGTGGGCTCCACCCTGGGCAGTGCCAATTATGCCACCGTGCTCGGTGACGTGCGGCGCTACTTCCGCTCCGGCCTCTTCACGTTTGCCGGACGCGCCGTACACATCGGCAATTACGGCGCCAGTGACAATGACCTGTTTTCGGAAGAGTATCTTGGGTACTCATACTCGCAGGCCTACGTGCGTGGCTACAGCTTCAACTCGTTTGATCCCGACGAGTGCTTTCTGACCTCTGCTCAAAGTACCTGCCCGGTGCTGGATCGGCTCATTGGCACGCGCGTCGCCACCGCAAGCGCCGAGGTCCGATTCCCCTTCCTGGGAACGGAGAGCTACGGCCTTTTTTCTTTTCCGTACCTCCCCACTGAGATTGCCGTGTTCGCCGATGCCGGTGTGGCGTGGACCGCCGAGGACGCACCAGCCCTCGTGTGGGACCGCGACACGGACCGCCGGGTACCGGTCGTTAGCACGGGCGTGAGCGCGCGCATGAATCTTTTTGGCGCCTTTATCCTGGAGGTGTTCTACGCAACTCCGTTCCAACGCCCCGAGAAGGGCGGATTCGTGGGCCTGAACCTCCTGCCGGGCTGGTGA
- a CDS encoding SDR family oxidoreductase: protein MQVAVIGANGGIGRRLLPLLDEAGHEVIGVVRSEEQFEQIQERGGLPRLGDLEGTFAPALEGAEAVVFTAGSGGGTGWDKTLMVDLWGARRAVDACEEQGIDRFVMVSARGAANPDAGYEPLRPYLVAKRCADDYLERSALAATILRPTTLTDEEGTGRVTTAFTPQDGGPDIPRADVAATVRACLDNDATIGRTIELYGGDTPVEEAVRPSN from the coding sequence ATGCAGGTTGCAGTCATCGGTGCCAATGGCGGAATTGGGCGTCGGCTTCTTCCCCTCCTGGATGAGGCAGGCCATGAGGTTATTGGGGTCGTCCGTTCCGAAGAGCAATTCGAACAGATTCAAGAGCGTGGAGGCCTCCCCCGTCTTGGCGATCTCGAAGGAACCTTTGCCCCTGCCCTAGAGGGAGCAGAGGCCGTCGTCTTTACGGCGGGATCGGGTGGGGGGACCGGCTGGGACAAGACGCTTATGGTCGACCTCTGGGGGGCGCGGCGGGCCGTAGACGCCTGTGAAGAGCAGGGCATTGACCGTTTCGTCATGGTGAGTGCTCGGGGGGCGGCCAATCCAGACGCCGGCTACGAGCCGCTCCGGCCCTATCTCGTAGCCAAGCGGTGTGCAGACGACTACCTCGAACGATCGGCTCTTGCGGCGACAATTCTGCGACCCACTACCCTTACCGATGAGGAGGGCACGGGTCGAGTGACCACTGCGTTTACGCCGCAGGACGGCGGTCCGGACATTCCCCGGGCCGACGTGGCCGCTACCGTCCGGGCCTGTCTGGACAACGACGCCACCATTGGCCGCACGATTGAGCTTTACGGCGGCGATACGCCGGTAGAAGAGGCGGTTCGCCCATCGAATTGA
- a CDS encoding efflux RND transporter periplasmic adaptor subunit: MIWNRTVAIGIGTVVLLGLLVYGFWPSATAVTVERAVRDSLRVTVEEEGQTQLREPYLVSAPTTGYLKRVPGAAGDTIGKGDVLAHLATLPSNVLDASSYEAAQAQVESARAALRRAEANATGTKAALTYAEEEYRRLQRLHEQGTASQQQLDQARVEAQQAHANHQAAQQTVAQARGELRAARSRVVTETSDPESLPSRRAIRAPVEGHILRVHQESATVVQAGTPLFTVGNPDSLEVSVDVLSSDAVRITEGTPVELVRWGGDTTVEGRVRVVPPQGETEVSALGVEEQRVEVIVDPTESSPQWQRLGTGYRVVARFVLWAGADVLQVPQSALFRHDGGWAVFVIQDGRAERRAVEVGHRSGLQVEITGGLREGTPVVTHPGNELSDGMRVETR, encoded by the coding sequence ATGATTTGGAATCGGACGGTCGCGATCGGTATTGGCACTGTGGTTCTGCTTGGGCTGCTTGTGTACGGCTTTTGGCCGTCGGCGACGGCGGTTACGGTGGAGCGTGCGGTGCGAGACTCCCTGCGCGTGACGGTGGAAGAGGAGGGGCAGACGCAGCTCCGCGAGCCGTACCTCGTGTCGGCGCCCACCACGGGGTACCTGAAGCGCGTGCCGGGGGCTGCAGGCGACACGATTGGGAAGGGCGACGTGCTGGCGCATTTGGCCACGCTCCCGTCGAACGTGCTCGATGCCAGCAGTTATGAGGCCGCTCAGGCACAGGTCGAGTCGGCCCGAGCGGCCCTGCGACGGGCAGAGGCGAACGCAACGGGGACCAAGGCCGCGCTCACGTACGCTGAGGAGGAGTATCGGCGCCTCCAGCGGCTGCACGAACAAGGGACCGCTTCTCAACAGCAGCTCGATCAGGCGCGGGTAGAGGCTCAGCAGGCGCACGCCAATCATCAGGCCGCACAGCAGACCGTGGCCCAGGCCCGCGGCGAGCTCCGCGCGGCTCGAAGTCGAGTTGTCACAGAGACGTCCGATCCAGAGTCGCTGCCGTCGCGGAGAGCGATTCGCGCTCCAGTTGAGGGGCACATCCTCCGGGTTCATCAGGAGAGTGCTACCGTCGTGCAGGCGGGGACGCCCCTCTTTACCGTAGGGAATCCTGATTCGCTGGAGGTGTCGGTGGACGTGCTGTCGTCCGATGCCGTGCGTATCACGGAAGGGACGCCAGTTGAGCTGGTGCGCTGGGGTGGAGACACGACGGTGGAGGGGCGCGTCCGTGTAGTGCCACCACAGGGCGAGACCGAAGTCTCAGCTCTGGGGGTTGAGGAGCAGCGGGTCGAGGTGATCGTCGATCCGACCGAGTCGTCTCCGCAATGGCAGCGGCTCGGGACGGGCTACCGCGTTGTGGCGCGCTTCGTGCTCTGGGCCGGTGCCGATGTGTTGCAGGTGCCACAGAGTGCCCTGTTTCGTCACGATGGCGGATGGGCCGTGTTCGTGATACAAGACGGTCGCGCAGAGCGTCGTGCGGTCGAGGTCGGACACCGGAGTGGGCTTCAGGTGGAGATTACTGGGGGCCTGCGTGAGGGCACGCCCGTGGTGACGCATCCCGGCAATGAGTTGTCGGATGGGATGCGGGTGGAAACGCGGTAA
- a CDS encoding ABC transporter permease → MSAIGKKLLRDLWGMRGQALAIAVVIVSGVAMFIAALGTMDALTRSQQSFYEEARFGEAFAALTRAPNGVERRLQRLEGVATVQTRVVADARLNVEAFDEPITGQLLSLPERGQPTLNQLVVRQGRLPRRGTETVVSEAFAEAHDLGAGDEVTAIINGRHRALTIVGVVLSPEYIYQIQPGGFFPTPERFGVLWMSRSTLGAAYDMEGAFNSVSFSFTAGAVPQDVLDRIDQVLAPYGGRDAYLREDQVSHRYLTEELKQLEQLVTVMPVTFLAVAAFLLNVVIGRLIRTQREVIATLKAFGYSDWDVGGHYVGMVLVIVAIGAVGGVALGTWMGQLLSQMYLEFYKFPELHYALGIDTVAISVGVTAAAALGGTLYAVWQAVSLRPAQAMQPEPPATYRETIVERLGLKDLFDQPTRMILRHLERRPIKALLSVLGIAASIAILMTSTFFADAVDFMIDVQFNRAQRQDLTVTFTSPTSDEALYELTSLRGVVEAEPFRSVPVRFQHEHRQYRTGIEGLASTPEIRRPLTDDLEPIDLAAEGVVLSNYIADVLEVTRGDTLTVEVLEGARSTRQIRVAGRTKQFVGVGAYMQIDALNRLVREGSALSGAYLALDPRYEEETISALTGRPRVASVQLQRRAIQSLLDTMGETVLTFTFVMALFAGAIAFGVIYNAARIALSERARELASLRILGFSQGEIGYVLLGELALLTLIAIPVGFVLGYGLCYGTAVGAQTELFRIPLVLTRRTYALSALVVLVAGGISGLVVWRRLGNLNLIDVLKTRE, encoded by the coding sequence GTGTCTGCAATCGGGAAGAAATTGCTGCGGGACCTGTGGGGGATGCGCGGACAGGCCCTGGCTATCGCGGTCGTGATCGTGAGCGGGGTAGCCATGTTCATCGCAGCGCTGGGTACGATGGATGCGCTCACGCGGTCGCAGCAGTCATTCTACGAGGAGGCGCGGTTTGGGGAGGCGTTTGCGGCGCTCACGCGGGCGCCGAACGGCGTGGAGCGTCGTCTGCAGCGGCTGGAGGGGGTGGCGACGGTACAGACGCGCGTCGTGGCCGACGCTCGGCTTAACGTGGAGGCCTTCGATGAACCGATTACCGGCCAGTTGCTGTCTCTTCCCGAGCGGGGCCAGCCCACGCTAAACCAACTCGTCGTGCGGCAGGGACGGCTGCCACGGCGGGGCACGGAGACGGTCGTGAGTGAGGCCTTTGCGGAGGCGCACGACCTGGGGGCCGGCGATGAGGTCACAGCCATCATCAATGGTCGCCACCGCGCCCTCACAATCGTCGGCGTCGTCCTCTCGCCCGAGTACATCTATCAGATTCAGCCCGGGGGCTTCTTTCCCACCCCCGAGCGGTTCGGCGTCCTCTGGATGTCCCGTTCGACTCTGGGGGCAGCCTACGACATGGAGGGCGCGTTCAACAGTGTGTCGTTCTCGTTTACGGCCGGCGCTGTCCCGCAGGATGTGCTCGACCGCATCGATCAGGTGCTGGCCCCGTACGGCGGACGCGACGCGTACCTTCGCGAAGATCAGGTGTCGCATCGGTACCTGACCGAAGAGCTTAAGCAGCTGGAGCAGCTCGTCACGGTGATGCCGGTCACGTTTCTCGCCGTGGCGGCCTTTCTGTTGAACGTGGTAATTGGTCGCCTCATTCGCACCCAGCGGGAAGTGATCGCCACCCTCAAGGCGTTCGGGTATAGCGACTGGGACGTGGGAGGGCACTACGTAGGAATGGTGCTCGTGATCGTAGCGATTGGAGCGGTGGGGGGAGTGGCACTGGGAACGTGGATGGGGCAGTTGCTCTCGCAGATGTACCTGGAGTTCTACAAATTTCCCGAGCTCCACTATGCGCTCGGCATTGATACAGTTGCGATTTCTGTGGGCGTCACGGCCGCTGCGGCACTCGGCGGTACGCTGTACGCTGTGTGGCAGGCGGTCTCGCTTCGCCCTGCACAGGCCATGCAGCCCGAGCCGCCGGCCACCTATCGGGAGACGATCGTGGAGCGTCTGGGGTTAAAGGACCTCTTTGACCAGCCGACGCGGATGATCCTGCGCCACCTGGAGCGACGACCCATCAAAGCACTGTTGTCGGTTCTCGGCATCGCGGCGTCCATCGCCATTCTCATGACGAGCACCTTCTTTGCCGATGCGGTCGACTTCATGATCGACGTGCAGTTCAACCGCGCGCAGCGGCAGGATCTGACGGTCACCTTCACCAGCCCCACGTCCGACGAGGCATTGTATGAATTGACCAGCCTCCGCGGAGTGGTAGAGGCGGAGCCTTTCCGGAGTGTGCCCGTGCGGTTCCAGCACGAACATCGACAGTATCGCACCGGCATCGAGGGCCTTGCGTCCACCCCGGAGATCCGTCGCCCGCTGACCGACGATTTAGAGCCGATCGATCTGGCGGCAGAGGGCGTCGTGCTTTCCAATTACATTGCCGATGTGCTGGAGGTAACACGGGGAGACACGCTGACGGTGGAAGTGCTGGAGGGCGCGCGTTCGACGCGACAGATTCGAGTGGCCGGCCGCACGAAGCAGTTTGTGGGCGTGGGGGCGTACATGCAGATCGATGCGTTGAACCGACTGGTGCGAGAAGGATCGGCCCTCTCCGGGGCGTACCTCGCCCTCGATCCCCGATACGAGGAGGAAACGATCTCGGCCCTCACAGGACGTCCTCGCGTGGCGAGTGTTCAGCTGCAGCGGCGCGCTATCCAGTCGCTGCTCGACACCATGGGCGAAACGGTGCTCACCTTCACGTTTGTGATGGCGCTCTTTGCCGGGGCCATTGCGTTCGGGGTCATTTACAATGCCGCCCGCATTGCGCTTTCTGAGCGAGCACGCGAGCTGGCAAGCCTGCGCATTCTCGGCTTCTCACAGGGCGAGATCGGATACGTGCTGCTGGGCGAGCTGGCCCTGCTTACGCTCATAGCAATTCCGGTCGGGTTTGTATTGGGATACGGGCTCTGTTACGGCACCGCGGTAGGAGCGCAGACGGAGCTTTTCCGCATCCCACTGGTGTTGACGCGGCGTACCTATGCCCTTTCTGCTCTGGTGGTACTGGTTGCCGGAGGCATTTCGGGACTGGTCGTGTGGCGGCGACTGGGGAATCTCAATCTGATCGATGTGCTGAAGACGCGAGAATAG
- a CDS encoding ABC transporter ATP-binding protein — translation MGETQVHALRGIDLELHAGEMVVMLGPSGSGKSTLLNIIGGLDIATEGTVRYRGWDLTRAEETQLTLYRRFHVGFIFQFYNLIPSLTAEENVAIVTEIARDPMDPVAALDLVGLADRADHFPAELSGGQQQRVAIARAVAKRPSVLLCDEPTGALDSETGVVVLDVLQQINNELGTTTAIITHNQVVSKMAQRVIYLSDGRVSEVEEIAEQVSAKELAW, via the coding sequence ATGGGCGAGACCCAGGTACACGCCCTCCGCGGCATTGATCTGGAGCTGCACGCCGGAGAGATGGTCGTCATGCTCGGCCCTTCCGGCAGTGGGAAGTCGACTCTTCTCAACATCATTGGGGGACTGGATATCGCCACGGAGGGGACGGTCCGCTACCGCGGCTGGGACCTGACGCGGGCCGAAGAGACGCAGCTCACGCTCTATCGCCGCTTCCACGTCGGGTTTATCTTTCAGTTTTACAACCTAATCCCGAGTCTCACGGCCGAAGAAAACGTCGCCATTGTTACGGAGATTGCCCGTGATCCGATGGACCCGGTCGCGGCGCTCGATCTCGTGGGACTCGCCGATCGGGCCGATCACTTTCCGGCGGAGTTGTCCGGTGGGCAGCAGCAGCGGGTGGCCATTGCGCGGGCGGTTGCCAAGCGTCCGTCGGTGCTGCTCTGCGACGAGCCGACCGGGGCCCTCGATTCAGAGACGGGCGTCGTCGTGCTGGACGTGCTGCAGCAAATCAACAACGAACTGGGGACGACCACTGCGATCATAACGCACAACCAGGTGGTGTCGAAGATGGCACAGCGGGTGATTTATCTGAGTGACGGGCGGGTGAGTGAGGTCGAGGAGATTGCGGAGCAGGTGTCGGCGAAGGAACTTGCATGGTAG
- a CDS encoding TolC family protein, which produces MSGRFPLCRIAALGLAFWMVGGVFRAGAQPTGRVDTLTADAAVQRALTEHPRVQAARQQRTAAAASVREARSEWFPVIEGQARYRRLSENVDYTVDLPTLPGSGGERVTFAPAILNRYAAQARVEQPLFTGFRIPNQLEAAQAQTRAARAQVDATRTTVAYETRAAYWRLYEAQAREAAASDALRQIERRLTDVQNRQAEGMATETDVLRVKARRDQVRLEQIQAQNDVQTARRQLNDKLRRPLDAPVALADTVTIDAPALPDASRLVARAREHRGDLEALRQTVTARDAEVDVAQSGWYPQISLFGSYLYARPNEQLFPPEDQFEGSWEAGVSLSWRLSVGGQTDAAADRARAQRLAARYELQDRRQAVTVEVRTQVQNVRQAREAVRAAETSVQSAQEAYRSAQSRYEEGMAVVSDLLDAEQARRRARARLAAAQAEYALARAALDRALGRGTTSASP; this is translated from the coding sequence ATGTCTGGTCGTTTTCCACTTTGCCGAATTGCTGCACTGGGGCTTGCCTTTTGGATGGTGGGGGGCGTGTTCAGGGCAGGGGCACAGCCCACGGGTCGGGTCGATACGTTGACGGCCGATGCTGCGGTGCAACGCGCACTGACCGAACATCCTCGGGTTCAGGCGGCTCGGCAGCAGCGCACAGCGGCCGCGGCGTCGGTTCGGGAGGCCCGGAGCGAGTGGTTTCCGGTGATAGAAGGCCAGGCCCGCTATCGACGCCTCAGTGAAAACGTCGACTACACGGTTGATCTTCCCACGCTGCCGGGGAGTGGGGGAGAACGCGTCACGTTTGCTCCGGCCATCCTGAACCGGTACGCGGCGCAGGCCCGGGTGGAGCAGCCCCTCTTTACCGGCTTCCGCATCCCCAACCAGCTGGAGGCAGCGCAGGCCCAGACGCGAGCGGCTCGGGCCCAAGTGGACGCCACCCGAACGACAGTTGCCTACGAGACGCGGGCGGCCTACTGGCGGCTGTACGAGGCTCAGGCTCGGGAGGCGGCGGCGTCCGATGCTCTCCGTCAGATTGAGCGCCGCCTGACAGACGTGCAGAATCGTCAGGCCGAGGGAATGGCCACGGAGACCGACGTGCTACGCGTAAAGGCCCGACGCGATCAGGTGCGTCTGGAGCAGATTCAGGCGCAGAATGACGTGCAGACCGCTCGTCGCCAGCTCAACGACAAGCTGCGTCGCCCTCTTGATGCTCCGGTAGCGCTGGCGGATACGGTGACGATCGACGCGCCAGCACTGCCAGACGCGTCGAGGCTTGTGGCGCGGGCCCGTGAGCACAGAGGGGATCTGGAGGCACTTCGCCAGACCGTGACGGCGCGCGACGCCGAGGTGGACGTGGCGCAGTCCGGGTGGTATCCCCAGATCTCGTTGTTTGGGTCCTATCTCTACGCTCGGCCCAACGAACAGCTTTTTCCGCCGGAAGATCAGTTTGAGGGCTCGTGGGAGGCGGGCGTTTCGCTCTCGTGGCGGCTGTCGGTGGGGGGGCAGACGGACGCGGCCGCCGATCGGGCCCGGGCACAACGGCTGGCGGCGCGGTACGAGTTGCAGGATCGGCGGCAGGCTGTCACTGTGGAGGTGCGAACACAGGTGCAGAACGTGCGCCAGGCACGCGAAGCGGTACGAGCGGCGGAGACGAGCGTGCAGAGCGCTCAGGAGGCGTATCGTTCTGCGCAGTCGCGCTACGAAGAGGGAATGGCTGTGGTGTCAGACCTTCTCGATGCGGAGCAGGCCCGTCGTCGAGCGCGGGCCCGTCTCGCTGCCGCTCAGGCCGAGTATGCACTCGCCCGGGCGGCCCTGGATCGAGCCCTCGGACGAGGCACCACGTCGGCCTCGCCCTAA
- a CDS encoding TetR/AcrR family transcriptional regulator yields MNSSPERRSQIRDAAMRVFARKGYQETVVEDIAEEAGVSKGTIYTYFDRKEELLGAVHQGLFEEMEVRQAQVLESDRSPLGKIRALLHDFVDIVGGKEDRAQVLLDIWVAGMRDPDRFEINFAEAYAEYRALLRELLEEAQARGDVPDDLPKIAPSVLIGAIDGLLLQWLLDPDSVDFANSADDVLDVLYRGVAADGTLDG; encoded by the coding sequence ATGAATTCCTCCCCCGAACGTCGTTCTCAAATCCGAGACGCCGCCATGCGCGTCTTTGCCCGAAAGGGGTATCAGGAGACCGTTGTGGAGGATATAGCTGAAGAGGCAGGGGTTAGCAAAGGGACGATTTACACCTACTTTGATCGGAAGGAGGAACTGCTCGGAGCCGTACATCAGGGGCTTTTTGAAGAGATGGAGGTCCGACAGGCGCAGGTTCTGGAGAGTGACCGTTCGCCGTTGGGCAAGATCCGGGCGCTGTTGCACGATTTTGTGGACATCGTGGGAGGGAAGGAGGACCGGGCGCAAGTGCTACTCGACATCTGGGTGGCCGGGATGCGAGATCCGGACCGGTTCGAAATTAATTTTGCCGAAGCCTATGCCGAGTACCGGGCCCTTCTTCGAGAGTTACTCGAGGAGGCACAGGCTCGGGGGGACGTTCCCGACGACCTCCCCAAGATCGCGCCGTCCGTGCTCATTGGGGCCATCGACGGGCTGCTTCTTCAGTGGCTCCTCGATCCCGACAGCGTCGATTTTGCTAACTCCGCCGACGACGTGCTCGACGTGCTCTATCGGGGCGTGGCGGCCGACGGGACATTAGACGGTTGA
- a CDS encoding metallophosphoesterase, with product MPGLTVFGHIAILVGSLFLGLHYALIQCTQPFFGDLAIGLLGGCTVAGYALIKAPRNVLTRFLVRTAFIWTGLAFLAGLAFIGQALLELVGFLIGDGTVWLSAGLLGAVGYYHAKHPKACYRRVEGDYDHSLRLLQLTDLHVGDIWSKADLARIVRKARHYRPDCVVITGDLLDGMEPVDASLVAPLRTFDVPVYFVSGNHDSYTEREELLDALQHIGVTPLEGALKKTDTASFLGIGYRTTTEESTSLVETFQNARRPRVVLKHKPDQIDTLLDADPDAILCGHVHNGQIWPLGYLGHIEFPEVTGSHWYNRTLLHISQGSATWGPPFRLGTRSEFTVIDFIPG from the coding sequence ATGCCCGGCCTTACGGTCTTCGGCCACATCGCTATTCTCGTAGGGAGCCTGTTCCTCGGGCTTCACTACGCCCTGATCCAGTGCACCCAGCCGTTTTTCGGTGATCTCGCGATTGGTCTCCTAGGGGGGTGCACGGTGGCCGGCTACGCGCTCATCAAAGCCCCGCGCAACGTCCTCACCCGCTTCCTCGTCCGCACGGCGTTCATCTGGACGGGTCTTGCCTTCCTCGCAGGTCTTGCCTTCATCGGTCAGGCCCTGCTGGAACTCGTCGGATTTCTCATCGGCGACGGCACCGTATGGCTCTCGGCAGGTCTGCTCGGCGCGGTGGGATACTACCACGCCAAACACCCAAAGGCTTGTTATCGCCGCGTCGAAGGTGACTACGACCATTCGCTGCGCCTGCTTCAACTAACCGACCTCCACGTCGGCGACATCTGGTCGAAGGCCGATCTCGCGCGCATCGTGCGCAAGGCCAGACACTACCGTCCCGATTGCGTCGTCATCACGGGCGACCTGCTCGACGGCATGGAACCGGTGGACGCCAGCCTCGTGGCCCCCCTCCGGACGTTCGACGTGCCGGTATACTTCGTTTCGGGCAACCACGACAGCTACACGGAGCGTGAGGAGTTGCTCGACGCTCTTCAACACATTGGCGTGACGCCGCTGGAGGGCGCATTGAAAAAAACGGACACCGCGAGCTTCCTCGGCATTGGGTACCGCACGACGACTGAGGAGAGCACGTCGCTCGTGGAGACGTTTCAGAATGCCCGCCGCCCACGTGTCGTGTTAAAACACAAGCCGGACCAGATCGACACTTTGCTCGACGCCGATCCCGACGCAATCCTCTGCGGTCACGTCCACAACGGACAGATCTGGCCCCTGGGGTACCTCGGCCACATCGAGTTTCCTGAGGTAACGGGCTCACACTGGTACAATCGCACGCTACTACACATCAGCCAGGGCTCAGCCACGTGGGGCCCCCCGTTTCGGCTCGGCACCCGAAGCGAGTTCACCGTCATCGACTTCATTCCAGGATGA